A genomic region of Botrytis cinerea B05.10 chromosome 9, complete sequence contains the following coding sequences:
- the Bcsap1 gene encoding Bcsap1: MINMYIMYEELKTEFFFSLMLDFLEYIKMRLLPSLFAVLCFWGEGSEVAAISGDTFTSPSFQNWTHAHHLALTFVNQLNITEKSNIVTGTYHTSTLDGKPMNCIGNIGPIPRLNFTGICLNDGPAAVARQDLISVFPSGVTLAATWDRELVYQSYKALGEEFRGKGTHVALGPVAGPLGRHPLGGRNWEGFSPDPYLTGHLMTASITGMQSVGVQTSSKHFIGNEQETQRSNSPLPDGTNIDAISSNIDDRTLHELYLWPFADAVRAGTTSILCSYNRINETYACENPHLLNNILKGELGFQGYVVSDWFATHSGYPAANAGLDMDMPGYISQSAINTGETYFGPHLISAIQAGNMTEDRLDDMVTRIMTSYFLLNQSSNYPTPDPSQTYVMANMYGYDYGAQIPARDVRANHSSLIRQIGSAGTVLLKNTNNILPLSKPLNIGVFGNSAPDPTDGLTWPQSDLQTGFDIGTLDIGGGSGSARHTTLISPLTALRTRAATYGARVQYLTNNALLSSSSSSSFAGIYPIPEICLVFLKTFSSEGVDRTSYPLDWNSTLVVNNVASFCQGNTIVITHSSGINTLPFAQNPNVSAILLAHYPGQESGNSIVDVLFGDVNPSGKLPYTIPVHESDMHIPVVNLSTSEVLAHHQSQNAWQSNFTEKLAIDYRGFEMKNVTPLYEFGHGLSYTTFNLTTPTPSIKHVTTQPITARPNPLSPILPGGNADLYTPLFTLTTRVKNTGTRTGATILQLYISLPETSTPEGTPKKVLRGFEKVEMRGGEERDVEFVLQRRDVSYWDTVLGDWVVPEGDIGVMVGFSVQDLRARVGVVVR, encoded by the exons ATGataaatatgtatataatgtATGAAGAGCTGAAGACAgagttcttcttttctctcatgTTAGATTTTCTGGAGTATATCAAGATGAGACTTTTACCTTCTTTATTTGCggttttgtgtttttggggTGAGGGAAGTGAGGTTGCAGCTATTTCGGGTGATACTTTTACCT CACCCTCTTTCCAAAACTGGACTCACGCCCACCACCTCGCTCTCACCTTCGTCAACCAATTGAACATCACCGAAAAGTCAAACATAGTAACAGGCACCTACCACACCTCTACTCTCGACGGCAAACCCATGAATTGTATCGGCAACATTGGCCCCATACCGCGTCTCAATTTCACAGGAATTTGTTTGAACGATGGACCCGCCGCTGTTGCTCGTCAGGATCTAATCAGTGTTTTCCCTTCTGGTGTCACTTTAGCTGCAACATGGGATCGTGAGTTGGTATACCAGAGTTACAAGGCGCTGGGGGAGGAATTCAGAGGGAAGGGTACGCATGTTGCTTTGGG ACCAGTAGCAGGACCCCTCGGTCGTCATCCCCTCGGAGGTCGCAATTGGGAAGGATTTTCCCCTGATCCCTATCTCACCGGCCATCTAATGACTGCTTCCATAACCGGCATGCAAAGTGTCGGTGTTCAAACCTCCTCGAAACATTTCATCGGCAACGAACAAGAAACCCAACGATCCAACTCCCCACTTCCAGACGGGACAAACATCGATGCTATTTCTTCCAACATCGACGATCGAACGCTTCATGAATTATACCTCTGGCCCTTTGCAGATGCAGTACGTGCTGGGACGACTTCAATATTGTGTAGCTATAACCGCATTAATGAAACATACGCGTGCGAAAATCCGCATCTACTCAACAATATTCTTAAAGGCGAATTGGGATTCCAAGGCTACGTCGTCTCGGATTGGTTCGCCACACACTCCGGATATCCAGCCGCAAACGCCGGTCTCGATATGGATATGCCCGGCTACATTTCCCAAAGCGCCATCAACACCGGCGAAACGTATTTCGgtcctcatctcatctctgcCATACAAGCGGGTAACATGACGGAAGACAGATTAGACGATATGGTTACCCGAATCATGACATCTTATTTCCTCCTCAATCAATCCAGCAATTATCCCACTCCCGATCCGAGCCAAACGTACGTAATGGCAAATATGTACGGCTATGATTACGGCGCTCAGATTCCCGCCCGCGACGTCCGCGCTAACCACTCCTCTCTCATCCGACAAATCGGCTCTGCAGGAACCGTCCTCTTGAAAAATACAAACAACATCCTCCCACTATCCAAACCTCTAAACATAGGCGTCTTTGGCAATTCCGCTCCCGACCCCACCGACGGTCTTACCTGGCCGCAATCAGACCTCCAAACCGGCTTCGACATCGGCACCCTCGATATCGGCGGTGGTTCCGGCTCCGCTCGTCACACTACCCTTATCTCCCCCCTTACCGCTCTCCGTACCCGCGCCGCTACATACGGCGCACGCGTCCAATATCTCACCAACAACGcactcctctcctcctcctcctcctcctccttcgcTGGTATCTACCCCATCCCCGAAATCTGTCTCGTGTTCCTCAAAACCTTCTCCTCCGAAGGTGTAGACCGCACTTCCTATCCTCTCGACTGGAACTCCACCCTCGTCGTAAACAACGTCGCATCTTTCTGCCAAGGCAATACAATCGTCATTACCCATTCATCCGGAATCAACACTCTCCCCTTCGCTCAAAACCCCAACGTCTCCGCCATCCTCCTCGCACACTACCCCGGCCAAGAATCCGGAAACTCCATAGTTGACGTCCTCTTCGGCGACGTCAACCCCTCCGGAAAACTCCCCTACACAATCCCCGTCCACGAATCCGACATGCACATCCCCGTTGTGAATCTCAGCACCTCAGAAGTGCTAGCCCACCACCAGAGCCAAAACGCCTGGCAAAGCAATTTCACCGAAAAATTAGCAATCGATTACCGCGGCTTCGAAATGAAAAATGTAACACCCCTCTACGAATTCGGACACGGATTAAGTTACACGACATTTAATCTCACCACGCCAACCCCCTCCATCAAACACGTCACAACCCAACCCATCACCGCACGACCCAACCCCTTATCCCCCATCCTCCCAGGCGGAAACGCAGATCTATATACCCCTctcttcactctcacaaCGCGCGTCAAAAACACAGGGACGCGAACCGGCGCCACAATTCTCCAACTCTACATATCTCTCCCGGAAACAAGCACACCCGAAGGAACACCGAAGAAAGTTCTGCGCGGCTTTGAAAAGGTGGagatgaggggaggggaggagcGAGATGTGGAATTCGTGCTGCAGAGACGAGATGTGAGTTATTGGGACACGGTATTGGGGGATTGGGTTGTGCCCGAGGGGGACATAGGGGTTATGGTGGGTTTTAGCGTGCAGGATTTGAGAGCGAGGGTGGGGGTTGTGGTTAGAtag